In one Methylobacterium sp. SyP6R genomic region, the following are encoded:
- a CDS encoding SDR family NAD(P)-dependent oxidoreductase: MRRQILKTATIIVHDLVATALAVLLTFAIRFDGPLLAERLAHLPVLLPPFVACAGLVYRAFGLYRTKWRFASLPDLANIVRAVALLTLLLLVLDYVLVSPALFGIYFFGKIAIGLYFVLQIFLLGGPRLAFRYLKYSRSRQSAARAASTPTLLIGRGHDIEVVLRAIESGAVRKLDPKGILSPRAEEQGQTMRGVPVLGSVSDLDAVVAGLAARGVPIRRLVATPSALAPEAEPEALIARARRLGLPLARVTSLGDAGRGAELAPIEIEDLLLRPTVAIDRPRLEHFLTGQRIVVTGGGGSIGSEICARAVAFGASAVLVLESSEPALHGVLSRPGLSGREGVSGVIADIRDRDRLCRVLAEFRPDYVFHAAALKQVPYLERDWSEGIKTNVFGSVNVADATLAAGAKALVMISTDKAIEPVSQLGVTKRFAEMYAQALDAGRTAGETRLVAVRFGNVLGSVGSVVPVFKAQIARGGPVTLTHPDMVRYFMTVREAADLVLTAASHADREARDPAAGDQRAAVYVLKMGQPVRIRDLAERMIRLAGFEPGEDIDVVVTGARPGERLNEILFARDEPMVNLAGIDGVMAAKPIFADRAQLQAWLDRLAEAVAADDRAAADAVFGEAIPDFLLRNRPAGETGRLSQVG; the protein is encoded by the coding sequence ATGCGCAGACAGATCCTCAAGACCGCGACGATCATCGTCCACGACCTCGTGGCGACGGCCCTCGCCGTGCTCCTCACCTTCGCGATCCGCTTCGACGGCCCGCTGCTGGCCGAGCGGCTCGCCCATTTGCCGGTGCTCCTGCCGCCCTTCGTGGCCTGCGCCGGGCTGGTCTATCGCGCCTTCGGGCTCTACCGGACCAAGTGGCGCTTCGCCTCGCTGCCGGATCTCGCCAACATCGTGCGGGCCGTGGCTTTGCTGACGCTGCTGCTGCTGGTGCTCGACTACGTGCTGGTCTCACCGGCCCTGTTCGGCATTTACTTCTTCGGCAAGATCGCCATCGGGCTCTACTTCGTCCTGCAGATCTTCCTGCTCGGCGGGCCGCGGCTGGCGTTCCGCTACCTGAAATACAGCCGCTCGCGCCAGAGCGCGGCGCGGGCCGCCAGCACGCCCACCCTGCTGATCGGGCGCGGCCACGACATCGAGGTGGTGCTCCGCGCGATCGAATCGGGCGCCGTGCGCAAGCTCGACCCGAAGGGCATCCTCTCGCCCCGGGCCGAGGAGCAGGGCCAGACCATGCGCGGGGTGCCGGTGCTGGGCTCCGTCTCGGATCTCGATGCGGTGGTGGCCGGCCTGGCCGCCCGCGGCGTGCCGATCCGCCGCCTCGTCGCGACGCCGAGCGCGCTCGCCCCCGAGGCCGAGCCCGAGGCGTTGATCGCCCGGGCGCGCCGCCTCGGCCTGCCGCTCGCGCGCGTCACGAGCCTCGGCGATGCCGGACGCGGGGCGGAACTCGCCCCGATCGAGATCGAAGACCTGCTCTTACGCCCGACCGTCGCCATCGACCGGCCGCGGCTGGAGCACTTCCTGACCGGCCAGCGGATCGTCGTCACCGGCGGGGGCGGCTCGATCGGCTCGGAGATTTGCGCCCGCGCCGTCGCCTTCGGGGCGAGCGCCGTCCTGGTGCTGGAAAGTTCCGAGCCCGCCCTGCACGGGGTCTTGAGCCGCCCCGGGCTCTCCGGCCGGGAGGGGGTGAGCGGCGTCATCGCCGATATCCGCGACCGCGACCGGCTGTGTCGTGTGCTGGCGGAGTTCCGGCCCGACTACGTCTTCCACGCCGCTGCGCTGAAGCAGGTGCCCTACCTGGAGCGGGACTGGAGCGAGGGCATCAAGACCAACGTCTTCGGCTCGGTCAACGTCGCCGACGCGACGCTGGCGGCCGGAGCCAAGGCGCTGGTGATGATCTCGACCGACAAGGCGATCGAGCCGGTGTCGCAGCTCGGCGTCACCAAGCGCTTCGCCGAGATGTACGCCCAGGCCCTCGATGCCGGGCGCACAGCGGGCGAGACCCGCCTCGTCGCGGTGCGGTTCGGCAACGTGCTCGGCTCGGTCGGCTCGGTGGTGCCGGTGTTCAAGGCGCAGATCGCCCGCGGCGGCCCCGTCACGCTGACGCACCCGGACATGGTGCGCTACTTCATGACGGTGCGCGAGGCCGCCGACCTCGTCCTCACCGCCGCCTCCCACGCCGACCGCGAGGCCCGCGACCCGGCGGCCGGCGACCAGCGTGCCGCCGTCTACGTGCTCAAGATGGGCCAGCCGGTGCGGATCCGCGACCTCGCCGAGCGGATGATTCGGCTCGCCGGCTTCGAGCCGGGCGAGGACATCGACGTGGTGGTCACCGGCGCCCGCCCGGGCGAGCGCCTGAACGAGATTCTCTTTGCCCGCGACGAGCCGATGGTGAACCTCGCCGGCATCGACGGGGTGATGGCAGCGAAACCCATCTTCGCCGACCGCGCCCAGTTGCAAGCCTGGCTCGACCGCCTGGCCGAAGCGGTGGCGGCGGACGACCGGGCGGCGGCCGACGCGGTGTTCGGCGAGGCGATCCCGGACTTCCTGCTGCGGAACCGGCCGGCCGGCGAGACCGGCCGCCTCTCGCAGGTGGGCTAA
- a CDS encoding PIG-L deacetylase family protein, with amino-acid sequence MTERDATTRDATARNETAMTMPATERVLGALAARQPLDLAVAVVTAHPDDETIGLGGVMAHLRDLTLLQLTDGAPLDPAIAANAGFATRQAYAAARRGELVDALAVLVEGRFTRQAFYEIPDGRLADHLAVAVERLVEDLIWVDAVLTHPYEGGHFDHDAAAFAVQEACARLVRQGSHAPARLEFTSYHRRHGQLRTGRFLDDPGLPEIGVPLTPEAARRKEAAFACHRSQTGNLGLFGFGPERFRPAPTYDFSRPPPGSEVMYGLEVWQGLSRAVAAVAS; translated from the coding sequence ATGACCGAGAGGGACGCTACCACGAGGGACGCGACCGCGAGGAACGAGACCGCGATGACGATGCCGGCGACGGAGCGGGTGCTGGGCGCCCTGGCGGCCCGCCAGCCCCTGGACCTGGCGGTGGCCGTGGTCACGGCGCATCCGGACGACGAGACGATCGGCCTCGGCGGGGTGATGGCCCACCTGCGCGACCTGACCCTGCTGCAGCTCACCGACGGGGCGCCGCTCGATCCCGCCATCGCGGCGAATGCCGGCTTCGCGACCCGCCAGGCCTATGCGGCGGCCCGGCGCGGCGAGCTCGTCGACGCCCTCGCCGTGCTGGTCGAGGGCCGCTTCACCCGCCAGGCCTTCTACGAGATTCCGGACGGGCGGCTGGCCGACCACCTGGCGGTGGCGGTCGAGCGGCTGGTCGAGGACCTGATCTGGGTCGATGCGGTCCTGACCCACCCCTACGAGGGCGGTCATTTCGACCACGACGCGGCGGCCTTCGCGGTGCAGGAGGCCTGCGCGCGCCTCGTGCGCCAGGGCAGCCACGCCCCGGCGCGGCTCGAATTCACCAGCTACCACCGGCGGCACGGCCAGTTGCGCACCGGGCGCTTCCTCGACGATCCGGGCCTCCCGGAGATCGGCGTGCCGCTGACGCCGGAAGCGGCGCGGCGCAAGGAGGCGGCCTTCGCCTGCCACCGCAGCCAGACCGGCAATCTCGGCCTGTTCGGGTTCGGCCCGGAGCGTTTCAGGCCGGCCCCGACCTACGACTTCTCGCGGCCGCCGCCGGGAAGCGAGGTCATGTACGGCCTGGAGGTCTGGCAGGGCCTGAGCCGCGCCGTCGCGGCCGTGGCGTCCTGA
- a CDS encoding glycosyltransferase family protein, translating into MHRWAALADFLREGFAAAGERLPYGEDAASFLIAVGDRFTRLGRQEAIRAYELAAALEPSASTQVRLAEAYGRAGAWSAALDLYDTLLDDLPADGAGDDAALRGFVAAAVARGAWPRLFGRLRGLASRVPTPADDALVRDATEHFFAERGRAARSLYGDGRREEGDALLAQAVRDVAELSAACLPAGARAPSPEPFVAVLADGLPERARRRLGRSVELLGRIGYAVRVFDLATVRAFEDALPAATAAILVRMPAWPTVVQALVRARRLGVPTLYETDEMTFDPRHAPPPRAAFEGRIGERAYEDLVFGVALYRGAAALCDHGLAPTRALAGHLDRIVATGRSFVVRDAAEPGERSGAAGDAIRLFLSTPQSRIVGPADPVGAALLHVLEREKRVRLTTAGFVLLDDAFAPFADRITRRGPVPDGEEAVRDSDLNLVPVDGSEAESCLGPTGWLSAARFGIPTLAGDTPALRETLRDGVEIRLAAGAAAWIAALGDLVAAPDRRAALGAAAAQRLRTAHAPEAAAADYRTMIDALRSRRPR; encoded by the coding sequence GTGCACCGGTGGGCGGCCCTCGCCGATTTCCTGCGCGAGGGCTTCGCCGCGGCCGGCGAGCGGCTTCCCTATGGCGAGGATGCGGCGTCGTTCCTGATCGCGGTCGGCGATCGTTTCACGCGGCTCGGCCGGCAGGAAGCGATCCGCGCCTACGAGCTGGCCGCCGCGCTGGAGCCCTCCGCCTCCACGCAGGTCAGGCTCGCCGAGGCCTATGGCCGCGCCGGCGCCTGGAGCGCCGCCCTCGATCTCTACGATACGCTCCTGGACGATCTGCCGGCGGACGGCGCGGGCGACGACGCGGCGCTGCGCGGCTTCGTGGCCGCGGCGGTGGCGCGTGGCGCGTGGCCGCGCCTGTTCGGCCGCCTTCGGGGCCTCGCCTCGCGAGTCCCGACACCCGCCGACGACGCCCTGGTCCGCGACGCAACCGAGCATTTCTTCGCCGAGCGCGGCCGGGCGGCGCGGTCGCTCTACGGCGACGGGCGACGGGAGGAGGGCGATGCGCTCCTCGCCCAAGCCGTGCGGGACGTGGCGGAGCTGTCGGCCGCGTGCCTGCCCGCCGGGGCGCGGGCCCCGTCGCCCGAACCGTTCGTCGCCGTGCTGGCCGACGGCCTTCCGGAGCGGGCGCGGCGCCGGCTCGGCCGCTCGGTCGAGCTTCTCGGCCGCATCGGTTACGCGGTGCGCGTCTTCGACCTCGCCACCGTCCGTGCCTTCGAGGACGCGCTCCCCGCCGCCACCGCGGCGATCCTGGTGCGGATGCCGGCCTGGCCCACCGTCGTCCAGGCGCTGGTGCGCGCCCGGCGTCTCGGCGTCCCGACCCTGTACGAGACCGACGAGATGACGTTCGACCCGCGCCACGCGCCGCCGCCGCGGGCGGCCTTCGAGGGCCGGATCGGCGAGCGGGCCTACGAGGACCTCGTCTTCGGGGTGGCGCTCTATCGCGGGGCGGCGGCCTTGTGCGATCACGGCCTCGCGCCGACCCGGGCGCTCGCCGGCCATCTCGACCGGATCGTCGCGACGGGACGCAGCTTCGTCGTGCGGGACGCGGCCGAGCCGGGCGAGCGGTCGGGCGCGGCGGGGGACGCGATCCGCCTGTTCCTCTCCACGCCGCAATCGCGGATCGTGGGCCCGGCGGATCCCGTCGGCGCGGCCCTGCTGCATGTTCTGGAGCGGGAGAAGCGGGTCAGGCTGACGACGGCCGGCTTCGTCCTGCTCGACGACGCCTTCGCGCCCTTCGCCGACCGCATCACCCGGCGCGGGCCCGTCCCGGACGGGGAGGAGGCGGTGCGGGACAGCGATCTGAACCTCGTGCCGGTGGACGGAAGCGAGGCCGAATCCTGCTTGGGCCCGACCGGCTGGCTTTCCGCCGCGCGTTTCGGGATCCCGACCCTGGCGGGCGACACCCCCGCCCTCCGCGAGACCCTGCGGGACGGGGTCGAGATCCGCCTCGCCGCCGGGGCGGCGGCGTGGATCGCCGCGCTCGGCGACCTCGTCGCCGCGCCGGACCGGCGCGCGGCTTTGGGTGCGGCGGCGGCGCAACGCCTGCGCACAGCCCACGCACCCGAGGCGGCGGCTGCGGATTACCGTACGATGATCGACGCCCTCCGGAGCCGACGGCCGCGATGA
- a CDS encoding GT-D fold domain-containing protein, with amino-acid sequence MIGAVPGHPPPAGPERRETPRPGWAQAGADPVAAVRAAEALRDRGDILGAAAILAELCRLFPHLPYGWRERAILRRRAGDAAGAAHDFARARAADPGDLLTLVQSVRQLAGAGRLDEAQGCLSAFPATPAQAGRVARLDQLLAFMRRHPEAEAMRLAMAVRTSQRHLGTAAVEARIGAALSGREPFSLIRLGDGEGAWISDPDEEGGRFRDLYRRNRKRILRTWFGSDALIDRRDFLDLRQRILATIPAASVVGVTYPERVRHEYAIASPDGVPCCTNVLRHVAALLGSGGPSFCTHDIHLDLHLSGALHRLMGAGHPVGLISCHPALAATLARRPGTRVAAALLVPEEKRFTRVIGATGMPGTHYPDAFARVTARLRSRDWTGMLWLVAAGYLGKLYCHEIAARGGVAVDIGSIADAWSGKATRPGLADLARYRLDGVSPPRAEGA; translated from the coding sequence GTGATCGGCGCCGTGCCGGGCCATCCCCCGCCCGCCGGCCCGGAGCGGCGGGAGACGCCCCGCCCCGGCTGGGCACAGGCCGGCGCCGATCCCGTCGCGGCGGTGCGGGCGGCCGAGGCCCTGCGGGACCGCGGCGACATCCTCGGCGCGGCCGCGATCCTCGCCGAACTGTGCCGGCTGTTTCCCCACCTGCCCTATGGCTGGCGCGAGCGCGCGATCCTGCGCCGGCGGGCGGGCGACGCGGCGGGGGCCGCGCACGACTTCGCGCGGGCGCGGGCGGCCGATCCGGGCGACCTCCTCACCCTGGTGCAGTCGGTGCGCCAGCTCGCCGGCGCCGGGCGGCTCGACGAGGCGCAAGGCTGCCTGTCGGCCTTTCCGGCGACGCCCGCACAAGCCGGCCGGGTGGCGCGGCTCGACCAGCTGCTCGCCTTCATGCGGCGGCATCCCGAGGCGGAGGCGATGCGTCTCGCCATGGCGGTCCGCACCTCTCAGCGCCATCTCGGCACCGCCGCCGTGGAGGCCCGCATCGGGGCCGCCCTCTCCGGGCGGGAGCCCTTCTCGCTGATCAGGCTCGGCGACGGCGAGGGCGCCTGGATCAGCGATCCCGACGAGGAGGGCGGGCGTTTTCGCGATCTCTATCGCCGCAACCGCAAGCGCATCCTGCGGACCTGGTTCGGCAGCGACGCCCTGATCGACCGCCGGGATTTCCTCGACCTGCGCCAACGCATCCTGGCGACGATCCCGGCCGCCTCGGTCGTCGGCGTGACCTATCCGGAGCGGGTGCGGCACGAATACGCCATCGCCAGTCCCGACGGCGTGCCGTGCTGCACCAACGTGCTGCGCCACGTCGCAGCCCTCCTGGGGTCCGGGGGTCCGTCCTTCTGCACCCACGACATCCACCTCGACCTGCACCTCTCGGGCGCCCTGCACCGGCTCATGGGAGCGGGCCACCCGGTCGGCCTGATCTCCTGCCACCCGGCCTTGGCCGCCACGCTCGCGCGCCGGCCCGGCACCCGGGTCGCCGCCGCGCTGCTGGTGCCGGAGGAGAAGCGGTTCACCCGCGTCATCGGCGCGACCGGGATGCCGGGCACCCATTATCCGGACGCCTTCGCGCGGGTGACGGCGCGCCTGCGGAGCCGGGACTGGACCGGAATGCTCTGGCTCGTCGCCGCCGGCTACCTGGGCAAGCTCTACTGCCACGAGATCGCCGCCCGCGGCGGCGTCGCCGTCGATATCGGGTCGATCGCGGATGCGTGGTCCGGCAAGGCGACCCGCCCGGGCCTCGCCGACCTCGCCCGCTACCGCCTCGACGGCGTGTCTCCACCCCGCGCGGAGGGCGCATGA
- a CDS encoding class I SAM-dependent methyltransferase — MNAPNRLSLTALRRTLARLLDPDRGRHAPAPISEAAPKPAAETPPETLDAQLERLIGAIAARATTLAMDGSFYHEVGPAVNGDSLEAASAEDLLAAAFQPGARLLDFGCGSMHSRPFIESLGYAWQGVDHLDSVSGTVRDEVARLGDAVRFYDGRVLPFADGEFDVVWAMVVLHHVQHIDLSFGEIARVLRPGGKLIGQVAYLEQMQDYGTFNFTPYGLKVAAQEAGLRLTRVEPKHDAFVFLLRRLLITLTASDDTPFNAMMGPGGFVHRSLIETGHRLGLDIRTINLLRILFCTHVVFEIEKIPGEAS; from the coding sequence ATGAACGCCCCGAACCGCCTCAGCCTCACGGCCCTGCGCCGCACCCTCGCGCGGCTCCTCGATCCCGATCGCGGGAGGCACGCGCCGGCGCCCATTTCGGAGGCAGCCCCGAAGCCGGCGGCAGAGACCCCGCCCGAGACCCTGGACGCGCAGCTCGAACGCCTGATCGGCGCGATCGCCGCCCGGGCGACGACGCTTGCCATGGACGGATCCTTCTACCACGAGGTCGGCCCGGCGGTGAACGGCGACAGCCTGGAGGCGGCGTCGGCCGAGGACCTGCTCGCCGCCGCCTTCCAGCCGGGAGCCCGCCTGCTCGATTTCGGCTGCGGGTCGATGCACAGCCGGCCGTTCATCGAATCTCTCGGCTATGCCTGGCAGGGGGTCGACCATCTCGACAGCGTCTCGGGCACGGTCCGGGACGAGGTGGCGCGCCTCGGCGACGCCGTGCGTTTCTACGACGGGCGCGTGCTGCCCTTCGCCGACGGCGAATTCGACGTGGTCTGGGCGATGGTGGTGCTCCACCACGTGCAGCACATCGATCTCAGCTTCGGCGAGATCGCCCGCGTGCTGCGGCCCGGCGGCAAGCTGATCGGGCAGGTGGCGTATCTGGAGCAGATGCAGGATTACGGCACCTTCAACTTCACGCCCTACGGCCTGAAGGTGGCGGCGCAGGAAGCGGGCCTGCGGCTGACCCGGGTCGAGCCGAAGCACGATGCCTTCGTGTTCCTGCTGCGCCGCCTGCTGATCACCCTGACGGCGAGCGACGACACCCCGTTCAACGCCATGATGGGGCCGGGGGGCTTCGTCCACCGGTCCCTGATCGAGACCGGGCACCGGCTCGGCCTCGACATCCGGACCATCAACCTGCTCCGGATCCTGTTCTGCACGCATGTGGTGTTCGAGATCGAGAAGATCCCGGGCGAGGCGTCGTGA